A genomic window from Solanum dulcamara chromosome 11, daSolDulc1.2, whole genome shotgun sequence includes:
- the LOC129872681 gene encoding uncharacterized protein LOC129872681, translating into MEEGKARLKVTQVKWKFPPLGWCACNTDGASRGNPGRSAYGFCVRNAQGNLIYAQADEIGDATNIEVEVVALLEALKYCKNEGLNNIIFQTDSQTIQKNLTGDWKPPWNIAGWIEEVEEYKRDMDVIFKHTLREANKLADALANYALDEGPMHCYLFKDLTTKMRSILNSDKSQIPYLRIKKF; encoded by the coding sequence ATGGAGGAAGGCAAGGCAAGATTGAAAGTAACACAAGTTAAATGGAAATTTCCTCCACTCGGTTGGTGTGCTTGCAACACAGATGGAGCTTCTAGAGGTAACCCAGGGAGGAGTGCTTATGGTTTTTGTGTGAGAAATGCACAAGGAAACCTAATATATGCTCAAGCAGATGAAATTGGAGATGCCACTAATATAGAAGTAGAGGTGGTGGCTCTACTGGAAGCCCTGAAGTATTGTAAAAATGAAGGACTTAATAATATCATCTTCCAGACAGACTCTCAAAccattcaaaaaaatttaactgGAGACTGgaaacctccatggaacatAGCAGGCTGGATTGAGGAAGTGGAGGAATACAAAAGAGATATGGATGTCATCTTCAAGCATACCCTAAGAGAAGCAAATAAACTAGCTGATGCTCTAGCAAATTATGCGCTAGATGAAGGACCAATGCACTGCTACTTGTTTAAGGATTTGACCACAAAAATGAGAAGTATCCTAAATAGTGATAAAAGTCAAATTCCTTATTTAAGAATCAAGAAATTCTGA